The sequence CAGAGGCTTCTGTCGGGGTCGCGAGACCGCCGAGAATCGAGCCGAGCACACAGACGATCAACACGATCGGCGGCACCAGCCCCTTCATCATCAGCCAGAAGATGCTGCCGGTATGCCCCAGCTCTTCCATCAGCGAATCACGGTCGACGGCCGGCGCCTTTTCCGGTTTCAGCCAGGCGACCATGGCGATGTAGACGATATAGGCGAGCACCAGGATCAGGCCCGGAATCAGCGCGCCGATGAACAGGTCACCCACCGAGACGGTCTTCGGACTCCAGATGCCCATCGACAGCTGGGCCTGCTGATAGGCGGAAGACAGCACATCGCCCAAAAGGACCAGCGCGATGGACGGCGGGATGATCTGCCCCAGGGTGCCGGTGGCACAGATGGCGCCGGTGGCCAGTGACGGGTCATAACCGCGCTTGAGCATGGTCGGCAGTGACAGCAGGCCCATGGTGACGACGGTCGCGCCGACGATACCGGTGGAGGCGGCCAGCAGCATGCCGACGATGGTCACGGAAATCCCCAGTCCGCCACGCAGCGAGCCGAACATCAGCGCCATGGCGTCGAGCAGCGTTTCGGCGACCTTGGACTTCTCCAGCAGCACGCCCATCAACACGAACAATGGCACGGCCAGCAGGGTCTGGTTGGTCATGGTGCCGTAGAGGCGATTGGGCATCGCGGACAGGAAGCTGGCATCGAATACGCCCTGGGTAATGCCGAGGGCGTCCAGCCCCATGCCGAGTCCGGCGAAGGCAAGCGCGGTACCGGCCAGTGACAGCGCCACCGGATAGCCCAGCATCAGGACGATACAGATACACACGAACAGCAGCAGTGGCATGATCTCGAGCATTACACCAGCTCCTCATCGTGGTCAGGGGTGTCATCGCTCGCATGCGGGGAGGGCAGGCGGCCCATCAGGAACAGCAGGTGTCGGCCGGCTTCCGCCACGCCTTGCAGCATCATCAGGATGGCGATGGCTGGAATCAGGGTCTTGAGCAGGTAGACGCCCGGAAGGCCGCCGGATTCGGGGGAGGCTTCCTTGATGTCCCAGGAATCGCCCACGTAACCGAGGCTGGAGAGCAGGATGAATGTCATCACCGGGAACAGCAGGAACAGGGTGCCGCCGAGATCGACCCACGACTTTCCGCGGTGCGACATGCGCTGATAGAAGATATCCACCCGCACATGGCCGTCGTGCTTGAGCGTGTAGCTGGCGGCGAGCAGGAAGACGGCCGCGTGCATGTACATCACGGATTCCTGCATGGGGA comes from bacterium Scap17 and encodes:
- a CDS encoding TRAP transporter large permease subunit; protein product: MLEIMPLLLFVCICIVLMLGYPVALSLAGTALAFAGLGMGLDALGITQGVFDASFLSAMPNRLYGTMTNQTLLAVPLFVLMGVLLEKSKVAETLLDAMALMFGSLRGGLGISVTIVGMLLAASTGIVGATVVTMGLLSLPTMLKRGYDPSLATGAICATGTLGQIIPPSIALVLLGDVLSSAYQQAQLSMGIWSPKTVSVGDLFIGALIPGLILVLAYIVYIAMVAWLKPEKAPAVDRDSLMEELGHTGSIFWLMMKGLVPPIVLIVCVLGSILGGLATPTEASAVGAFGALMLALANRKLSLKTLTEVVRSTTNVTSMVFLILIGAALFSLVFRGFGGEEVVTEIFENMPGGVIGATLVVMLVIFLLGFILDFIEITFVVVPIVGPVLLAMGLDPIWLGIMIAINLQTSFLTPPFGFALFYLRGVAPKEVSTKQIYKGVIPFILIQLCMLGALAAFPGLATWLPAQF
- a CDS encoding TRAP transporter small permease subunit, whose product is MSANASTPGWLTGLDRMTEGLGRCVSWLVVIMMLVEFIIVMLRYVFNINSIPMQESVMYMHAAVFLLAASYTLKHDGHVRVDIFYQRMSHRGKSWVDLGGTLFLLFPVMTFILLSSLGYVGDSWDIKEASPESGGLPGVYLLKTLIPAIAILMMLQGVAEAGRHLLFLMGRLPSPHASDDTPDHDEELV